Within Diprion similis isolate iyDipSimi1 chromosome 11, iyDipSimi1.1, whole genome shotgun sequence, the genomic segment TAAGGCCTGTGATTGGTGGAAATTATTTAACCCCTCCATACAGGGGGTGACTAACAAcaagaattattttctcatgaCCACGACGTTCCTACGCGTCCTGCATCGCCAGTCAAACTCTTGAAGGACCTCAAGATTCGATTTGGTTTATGTCTAGAATGACAAATGGTAAACCCAAAAGGCCAGGGATTCATACAATCTCAAAAATAGCTTATGGTTAATGTTATGTTGGAATGGCACAATTAGTctcataaaaaaacaaaaactgggATAAATATAAGTAAACGCGGCTTGACACGTAACACAGATGTACCGATCACGAATCggtaggaaaatttttcgaatttctggttcattgaaaatctgaaaaaaagatCGACAATGAGTATTGGGAGGACCGCGAAAAAGTTCAAAGACCCTTGTCAGCGCCTCCAAAGTAGAATGCACGTCGCGTATAATAGTCCCAGACTGTAGTATAAACCGAACATCGACGGATATCCGACTTGGCGTTATCGACACGTATATCAAGCGGGTACCTAGAAATTGAATAATGCTTGCCAAGAGGACTCAACGAGTTCCTGTCATACGTTAACGCTGTGATATGGAATTCAATCAGCGATGAACCGCAACCTGATCCCCAACCCCGCGAAGAGAATTCCGCTGCACTCGCGTCATCGGGACCATCGCCTGTCGCCGAACATTGTGACGACAGAGATTCCCTGTGTAGTTTGACGTCCCGCCGGTTTAGCCGATCGCATTTATTCGTTGTGTTACAGAATTCACGTGTCAACGTATCACGGTGAGCTTCACTATGGCGTGTGTCATGGGAATAGAATTGGtgcgtaaataatttttcactatatcgacagagaaagagagagacgaaGAGAGAGGAAGATAGAGAGATGTAGAATATTCACTCACCTGGGTATTTCTCGTGTAACCGTATCCCAAGAAACGTTCATCGTGTTCCGGCGCGGTGTCACGAGCGACGTAAAACGgctcgtaaaaaaattcgaagttaTTCACTTCGTGACTCACGTAAACCTTGCCGGACTTTACGATGTCAACGTTGCCTGTGTATCCTGGCAACACGTCCAAGCTCCACCTGAAACGCGACAAGAACTTTGCTAAGCACCTGTCTTCACTTTGGCCTCAGCCCTTTTCCTCTTACCTGGTGAAGTTTGTGGCGTACTGGTTGTGGATGAAGACCTTCTGGTGAAAGGGTCTGGCCAGTCCCTTGTTGGCGATTCTGACTAGGTCGGTTTTGTTTTGAGGAAACCGAACCCTGGTGTCGATTTCGTAGGTGGGAATGACGTAGGCGCACTTCTCGCACTGCGAGGACTTGAGAAACTCGTCGAGGAGGTTGGCCTGGTTTGGACTTGGGATGATGTCGACGTCTGTAAGGAACACGTACTCGGTCTGACAGTTCTTTCTTGCCAGGTTGCGCAGGTGATTCTGGGGGTAGACATTACGATTCTTCCAGTTTGCCAGCTCCTTCGAGAGGCCCACGGCGAAGGCGTTCAAAGTTGCCTCCGGCTTGAGGCAGTCCTCGTCGCCGGCGAGCTCGATCACTTGGGGCTGCTCGAGGACCGGTCTGTCCTTCGGTATCGCCACCGAGAATGTCACCCGTTCGCGGATCGGCGCGTAACACTTCCTGAGGTAGGCCAGGTACCGCTGAAAGACGAGGAAACTCTCGTCCCCGGGGGTGAAAACCGCCACCGAGATCGGCCCCGTCCATTGATGAGCGACCTGGACCAGAGAGTAGAGCTTCTCCACCGAGCTCTGCGTTGCTATCGATACTGAGTAGCTCGACGATAGCGCCGGAAACTCGGAGCCGACCACCACCGAGTCGAACATTTTGTACAACCGCCTCGAGTCCCATCGCCCAACCCGCACGTCCATCCGCAAGACGCTCGACTCCGGGGGCTGCTTGTAGTCTCGTGGATCGCAGGATGGCGATGGAGCCGTGGTCCGAACGGCCGCAGGTTTTTCTGTGAGGACACTAGGTTCTCCTACATCGTCTGCCGGAGCTACTACGTAACTCGGCTCGCAATCCTCCGACTGAAGGAGCAGCATCGTGAAGAGCATGTTCGAGAAGGTGATTATTATCACGGTAACCAAGCTGAGATTCCATGGCCGACATCCCAACTGCAATTTCAATCAGCCTGGGTcggtattcaaaattttttattgatatttgtgTCAGTTGAAACGATTCTTAGCTAAACTACATGTTAACTTGTATTTATTagagtgaaataaatatgattTTGTTCATACGTATCGAGATAGTTAATTATCAGAAATTCGCATTGCCGCCATCCTATAATTTTACTCTTAACAATATTCCTGATTTTGCTAAcacgattaaaaaaatcatatttttctcgcaTGTCAAGTGTAATTCCGAAatgtctttttctctctctctgactcTCGTCACTCTCGCGAAGCTTTTCCCATGAATAAGCCATTTTAGGTGGGTAATTACCTCGTCGAAAACTTCTTGCGTGAGTTGCGGAACAAAAATCTAGCTCGAAACTTTGCCAAAGTAAACCGAAAGAGGGCTTCTTCGTTCGCTGTAAATACACGTCAAGGGTAAAATTAAGGTGTTGCGTCTACAGGGGTGAATATAATCATTTGCGAATTTGTAGTGGCTTCCGAACGTTGGTAGAGGAAAGTGTTCCTATTTCGAAAGACGAGATTCGGACGAAGAAATTATTATGCAGGATTGTCAGGGTGAGTATAACAAAGATGATGGATTGGACCTCGCGATTTCTCCCGGCTCCGTTTTTATCCGTTAACTTTTCCCCGGCTCTCCGAGATTTCGTAACCGGATATCAGGCTATTAATTACACCTGCAGAGCCACATGAAGGATAGTTTATGGTCGGCAGTGGCAATATGATCGGATTACGCATCCTctcgtaggtacctactaACGACCCAATCCCCATCAGCCTTGGTCGAGATGCTTTATTGCTCGGCTGCGCCGCGGGTGTATCGCGTtccattataaaaattaaatattcccAAGTCTCATGAGGGCGGAGTTTTTTCATTGCTGGTGAAAATGAGCTAGAAAACGCCGtgaaaatgtgataaaaattcttcagttcgttatttttaatttctcataAATCCGCTCCGCCCCTTCGCATATCCTCAGCAATAAGGGAAACGAGAGAGGAAAGATTCGGGGTTAAGCGCGCAAAATACCCCTTCGGCACTCAAAATCCCTCCTTCGGATCCATGAATCTTTAGCCACGAGATGCCACTTTAGGGGTAAGTTGTTGCATCGATCGGTTCAACGGCAACGGGACAAGTGGCCGATGGGGAAGAAGAAAGGCCTCGAGCAAATTCGCCGGCCTTACCGCCCTAGTCGTGCAGCACTGATTTACTTCGAAACTATGCGATACTCACTCCCGGTACTCCAAAGTTCCTCCTTCTATGGAACGACGGCTTATGCGCTGTGTACATTACGTAAACGGGTCCATGCAGCAGACGACACGCTCGATTTTATCCTCCAAGTTTCGCCGTTCCCCTATTTCCACATGGTGCCCAGCAGGATCTAGCTTGCAATTGGTTTCCTGAAAGCGGAACTTTCTACGCTCTTCAATCTACCGAAAACACTCCACAAACGATCGTTCAATGGATCACGACTCGCGGTTATTCttgaaattgacaaaattttcagctacaATAATAAGTGAGGCAATGCTCTTGATGCACGGATAACAATTTTGTCCTGGCCCAGTTCTCTCTATAGTACCTACCTACAATAAGACGTTGGCTGTAGCTCCTTCAATTGAATATAACCGCGAATAATACACGATTCTGAGAATAGAATCGTAATAAGACGTCGCTGAGTCGGCCCACCACGGTGGCACAGCGTCCTTATTCGATAAACGCAAAACGAACTGCTTCTCTATTCCAAAGCCACTCCACCACTGGCGAAGAATACGGTCGCCAAGGCTAGAAGCAGAATTCATTCTATTCGCGGACTACCACGGAAATCGTAATGAGGATAAGCCCCGAGTGAATTCTATCCCTGATATTCCAGGTGGAAGCAAGTTCTCAGGAATTCCCGATACCGTGTTAATCTTAAATCTGGAATTCGAGCTTTCAGGGTTGTTTTCTCCAGGCGAGAAATCGAATC encodes:
- the LOC124412528 gene encoding beta-1,4-glucuronyltransferase 1 isoform X2, which encodes MSPRLSMIQLGCRPWNLSLVTVIIITFSNMLFTMLLLQSEDCEPSYVVAPADDVGEPSVLTEKPAAVRTTAPSPSCDPRDYKQPPESSVLRMDVRVGRWDSRRLYKMFDSVVVGSEFPALSSSYSVSIATQSSVEKLYSLVQVAHQWTGPISVAVFTPGDESFLVFQRYLAYLRKCYAPIRERVTFSVAIPKDRPVLEQPQVIELAGDEDCLKPEATLNAFAVGLSKELANWKNRNVYPQNHLRNLARKNCQTEYVFLTDVDIIPSPNQANLLDEFLKSSQCEKCAYVIPTYEIDTRVRFPQNKTDLVRIANKGLARPFHQKVFIHNQYATNFTRWSLDVLPGYTGNVDIVKSGKVYVSHEVNNFEFFYEPFYVARDTAPEHDERFLGYGYTRNTQVYEMFVAGYEFLVLTPIFTGHWGLQTKKGRPAWRERQNSMNRKLFEGFKKEVFARYNRDPLKMMKNQN
- the LOC124412528 gene encoding beta-1,4-glucuronyltransferase 1 isoform X1, yielding MNPLSNLREALGCRPWNLSLVTVIIITFSNMLFTMLLLQSEDCEPSYVVAPADDVGEPSVLTEKPAAVRTTAPSPSCDPRDYKQPPESSVLRMDVRVGRWDSRRLYKMFDSVVVGSEFPALSSSYSVSIATQSSVEKLYSLVQVAHQWTGPISVAVFTPGDESFLVFQRYLAYLRKCYAPIRERVTFSVAIPKDRPVLEQPQVIELAGDEDCLKPEATLNAFAVGLSKELANWKNRNVYPQNHLRNLARKNCQTEYVFLTDVDIIPSPNQANLLDEFLKSSQCEKCAYVIPTYEIDTRVRFPQNKTDLVRIANKGLARPFHQKVFIHNQYATNFTRWSLDVLPGYTGNVDIVKSGKVYVSHEVNNFEFFYEPFYVARDTAPEHDERFLGYGYTRNTQVYEMFVAGYEFLVLTPIFTGHWGLQTKKGRPAWRERQNSMNRKLFEGFKKEVFARYNRDPLKMMKNQN
- the LOC124412528 gene encoding beta-1,4-glucuronyltransferase 1 isoform X3; the encoded protein is MLGCRPWNLSLVTVIIITFSNMLFTMLLLQSEDCEPSYVVAPADDVGEPSVLTEKPAAVRTTAPSPSCDPRDYKQPPESSVLRMDVRVGRWDSRRLYKMFDSVVVGSEFPALSSSYSVSIATQSSVEKLYSLVQVAHQWTGPISVAVFTPGDESFLVFQRYLAYLRKCYAPIRERVTFSVAIPKDRPVLEQPQVIELAGDEDCLKPEATLNAFAVGLSKELANWKNRNVYPQNHLRNLARKNCQTEYVFLTDVDIIPSPNQANLLDEFLKSSQCEKCAYVIPTYEIDTRVRFPQNKTDLVRIANKGLARPFHQKVFIHNQYATNFTRWSLDVLPGYTGNVDIVKSGKVYVSHEVNNFEFFYEPFYVARDTAPEHDERFLGYGYTRNTQVYEMFVAGYEFLVLTPIFTGHWGLQTKKGRPAWRERQNSMNRKLFEGFKKEVFARYNRDPLKMMKNQN
- the LOC124412528 gene encoding beta-1,4-glucuronyltransferase 1 isoform X4, translated to MLFTMLLLQSEDCEPSYVVAPADDVGEPSVLTEKPAAVRTTAPSPSCDPRDYKQPPESSVLRMDVRVGRWDSRRLYKMFDSVVVGSEFPALSSSYSVSIATQSSVEKLYSLVQVAHQWTGPISVAVFTPGDESFLVFQRYLAYLRKCYAPIRERVTFSVAIPKDRPVLEQPQVIELAGDEDCLKPEATLNAFAVGLSKELANWKNRNVYPQNHLRNLARKNCQTEYVFLTDVDIIPSPNQANLLDEFLKSSQCEKCAYVIPTYEIDTRVRFPQNKTDLVRIANKGLARPFHQKVFIHNQYATNFTRWSLDVLPGYTGNVDIVKSGKVYVSHEVNNFEFFYEPFYVARDTAPEHDERFLGYGYTRNTQVYEMFVAGYEFLVLTPIFTGHWGLQTKKGRPAWRERQNSMNRKLFEGFKKEVFARYNRDPLKMMKNQN